The DNA segment GTTAAAAATCCACATATGTATACTGCCGAAATTCAATATGGACCAGATTTAATTAAGATGGTAAGTCTGGTTGCAGGTTTACTTAAAAAGCCAAAGGAGGATGCTGCGCCGGCGAAACCTATAATAGGTTTCAAGCAGTTTGTTGAAGCAACTTATGACAAAGAATATCTCAAAAAAACTTTTAAGCTAGAGGAAGATGAAATTGCACTGTTTCTAGAATTTTGTGAGGCTGATGCGAAAGCTTATTCTGTCAAAGAAAGCGAAGACAAACTGGGATTGTTGGAGTTGTTGATCAGGAAGAACGAGGAGTTTAAGAGGCTGGAGAGGGATTGACATTGCCATTTTCTTTAGGTGGGTTTCGACAAGCTCAGCCACCGGGACTTTGAAAGAAACCTTATCATCAAACAAATAGTAGACGGTAGAATAGTTGTACTAACTCAAGAGAGCTTAAGAATAATTACAACAGAAACGAAAATGGCTGTTTAGGTAAAATGCACTTAATTTATTTACTTTTAATAGTTTTGGATTAAATTATAATTTCTACGATGTCTGAGCTTGTCGAAACCGTACGACTCCTAAAATTGGAAGTGAATCCTCCTAAATTTATAGTTCTGGTGGAAATTGAGTATAATTTCTAGAGAGCAATGGAAGATTATTATACTGAGTATTGATTAAAGCTTCTTTCTACTCCAACCTTGTACCTGCTTTTCTCTTTGAAAAGCTTCATCGATTCTTTCGAATACTTCAAAACACACAAGAATTACTGGCAATCTCCTTTTAGTGTGATTTGCACCTCTACCATCTTGATGCTGTTCTACTCTAACTTCAAGATGTATCGTACTTCCGATATAGTAAGATCCGTCAGCACATTCTTAAATATACATATATCCTCTCATAATCAATTCATTATGTAAAGCATATTAAATATATAGAAGTATTATTAATAAACAAGAATCTAAACGAATTATACTTTAACTGATTTAAATAATTTCATCTAGTAAAAAAACGACCTACGAAATCCATTTAACCTCTCAAATATTCCACAAAAAAAATGGAACAAAAAGACTAATCTTTCTGTTCCATTCTTGTGTGACCTCGGAGGGGTTCGAACCCCCAACCATCAGAACCGAAATCTGATATTCTATCCAGTTGAACTACGAGGCCATTATTATAAAGTAGAAACTACATTAATAGTTTTTTTACTATTGTCGAGATCATTTTTCCATCTGCGCGACCTGCAAGTTCTGCCGAAGCGAGACCCATTACTTTTCCCATCGATGCCATTCCTGAAGCGTCATTATCTGTAATAATCTTCGAAACAATTGCCGATACCTCCTCTTCTGATAATTGAGCTGGTAAAAACTTTTCGATAACGGCTGCTTGCAATAATTCTGGCTCAGCAAGATCTTCTCTGCCCTGCTCAGTGAATATAGCCGCACTGTCCTTACGTTGTTTTACCAATCTCTGTAGTAATTTTATTTCTTCGTCTTGTGATATTTCTTCTTTTGAACCAGTTTCTGTTTGCGCCATCAATAAAGCTGATTTTACAGCTCTTAAAGACTCTAAAGCAACAGTATCTTTTGCTCTCATGGCACTTTTAATCTCGTCCATGATAATTACTTGTAGGCTCATCTTCTATTTTTTTTAAGTGCGACAAAGTTAAAAAATTAACCCGAAAGTTCAATACAAAACTTTCGGGTTAGGGCATATTAAATCTGGTTAGAAATTTAATCTACATTATCGTGCAAAAACGAATTGTTTGATCTTAATTGAGGATCTTGATTACTATCCATTCCTATTGATGTGCGTGACGCACTATTGTATTGATTTTTTGAATTTAAATCTACACCAGAACGTCTATAAGCAGGTTCTTTCTCTAATTCTTCTACTCTTGAACCAACGTTGTTGAATTTATAGTTAAAGTCTTTCAACTTTCTACGACGCTCGTCAGCACGTAGCTTGAGAGTTTCTTCTATACTCATTTCCAAAGGATCCAAAGTCTCATACGCTTCTGTTGTTGGAGCTTGCTTAGAAGGAATTTCCTGAACAGGAACTTTCTTTACAGTAAGATTCATCTCAACTGGTATTTCCTCTTCTTGAACTTCAATTTTAGCTTGAGGTTTAGTTAAATCGCTCTCAATCTTCATATAATCCTCTAGAGAATATTTGATAACTCCAGATTCATTTACTTCTGATCTCGGACTCATCTCCACTGCTTCCTTTACCTCAATTTTTTTTACTTCTTCAGGAAGATCAAATAGCAGCGATTCATTATAGGTCGTCGCTTTAGTAATTGGCATATCAAAAGTAAAAGCTTTGGCCGTTTCTCTGGTCACCACTTCTGGCTCCACAACTTTTATTTCTTTAGTCTCATTAGTAATAAAATAAAACTCCTCTTCTTCTTGTTCTACTTGAGGTGAAACGATTTCGAATGTTACTTCAAGGTTTTTGATGAATTCTGATGTTGGAACAATATCCATTTCAAATTCTTTGTTAGCAACAACAATTGCTTCGTCAAGACTATAAATAACTTTCGGCTCGGCAGTTGGCGTTTCCTTTTCAAAATCAAATGCCGAGATTACATTTTTTGGTGATAAATCGTGCACTAATTTTTGCTCACCATCTAATGAATGAATAATCTTTTTAGGTTCTGTATTTACAATTTCACCTTGCTGCTCAATATTAAAACCAGTCGCGATGATTGTTACAGCGATTGAATCTCCAAGGGTCTCATCTTCACCAACACCCATAATAATATTGGCATTATGACCTGCTTCAATTTGGATATGATCATTGATTTCTCCTATTTCATCAATCGTGATCTCATTAGTTCCAGAAACAATTAAAAGCAACACGTTTTTGGCACCAGTAATCTTATTGTCATTTAATAAAGGAGAATCTAAGGCAGAAACGATTGCTTCCTTTGCACGGTTTTCACCAAGTGCAATGGCAGACCCCATAATTGCAGTACCGCTATTAGAAAGCACTGTTTTCGCATCACGTAAATCAACGTTTTGAGTATAGTGGTGCGTAATTACTTCGGCAATTCCTCTTGAGGCTGTTGCCAAAACTTCATCTGCTTTCGAGAATCCCGCTTTAAAGCCAAGATTTCCATACACTTCACGCAGTTTGTTATTATTGATGACAATAAGAGAATCTACTTGATTTCTTAACTTTTCAACACCTATAAGTGCTTGCTGTTGTCTCACTTTCCCTTCAAACTGAAATGGAATTGTTACGATCCCAACAGTAAGTATATCTCTTTCTTTTGCCAATTGAGCAATTACTGGAGCCGCACCAGTTCCTGTACCACCACCCATTCCGGCAGTGATAAAAACCATTTTGGTATTGCTATCCAACATTTTTTCAATCTCGGCAACACTCTCAATTGCAGACTGCTGACCAACATCTGGGTTTGCACCAGCGCCTAAACCTTCGGTAAGATTTACACCTAATTGAATTTTATTTGGCACTGTACTATTTGCCAAGGCTTGAGAATCAGTATTACAAACTATAAAATCTACGCCTTTTATTCCCTGTTTAAACATGTGATTGATTGCGTTGCTTCCTCCGCCTCCTACACCTATTACTTTGATAACATTTGACTGGTTTTTTGGTAAATCAAATGAAATACTTCCAAATTCTGAGTTGCTTATCATATCTATCGGTATTTAATTATTTCTTTTTCTTTTTTTTTCTAATTTCTTTCTTTACTCCGCTTTGTCGAGGAATTCTTTAATTTTATCCACATATTTATCAAAGAATGAGCGTCGTATTCTCCCTCTCGTTGTCTGGTCTACTTCCTCTTCTTCTTCCTCTTCAATAATTTGCTCTACGACAGGCGCCTCTACTGGTGCTCTGACAATTGGCGCTTCTACAACTTCATCCACAGCTGCACTATTTTTTTGTAAAACAGCTGATTGAGCTCCTGATCTTTTTATAGTTCCAAAAGATTTATTCTCAAGACTGTTAATTACCAAACCTACAGCGGTAGCATACAGCGGACTAGAAATTTCTTCGTCTGAATTTCCCGCCAAATGCTCATTAGGGTAGCCAATTCGCGTATCCATCCCAGTAATATATTCTACTAGTTGCTTTATGTGCTGTAGTTCAGCTCCACCACCAGTTAAAACAATTCCACCGATAAGTTTTTTACGCTGGTCTTCGTAACCATAAATTTTAATTTCGTTGAAAACTTGTTCAATAATTTCCACAACTCGAGCATGAATAATTCTTGATAGGTTTTTAAGCGAGATTTCTTTTGGTTCTCTACCTCTTAATCCTGGAATAGAAACAATTTCGTTGTCCTTGTTTTCTCCAGGCCAAGCCGATCCAAATTTAACTTTTAGGAGTTCTGCTTGTTTCTCTATTATCGCACATCCTTCCTTTATATCTTCGGTAATAACATTTCCTCCAAAAGGAATAACGGCAGTATGTCGTATAATTCCTCCTTTAAAAATTGCCAAATCAGTGGTACCACCACCAATGTCGATTAGCGCTACACCAGCTTCTTTTTCTTCCAAACTCAGCACCGCATCGGCAGAAGCCAAAGGTTCTAATGTTAACCCGGCAAGTTCAATTCCCGCACTTTGGATACATCTTCCAACATTTCTAATAGAAGAAGCCTGCCCAACCACAACGTGAAACTTTGATTCAAGGCGTCCACCAGACATTCCAATTGGCTCATTTGTTTCGGTCTGACCATCAATTTTAAATTCTTGTGGTAAAACGTGAATTATTTCTTCTCCCGGCAGCATTGCCAATTTATTTACTTGATCTATAAGCCTCTGAATATCTTCTCCATCAATCACTTCTTCAGGATTGCTTCGACTAATATAGTCTGGATGCTGAATGCTTCGA comes from the Flavobacterium ardleyense genome and includes:
- the ftsA gene encoding cell division protein FtsA; this translates as MENENIAVGLDIGTTKIVAMIGKKNEYGKLEILGIGKSKSLGVSRGVVNNITQTIQSIQQAVAEAEAVSGYKIRDVVVGIAGQHIRSIQHPDYISRSNPEEVIDGEDIQRLIDQVNKLAMLPGEEIIHVLPQEFKIDGQTETNEPIGMSGGRLESKFHVVVGQASSIRNVGRCIQSAGIELAGLTLEPLASADAVLSLEEKEAGVALIDIGGGTTDLAIFKGGIIRHTAVIPFGGNVITEDIKEGCAIIEKQAELLKVKFGSAWPGENKDNEIVSIPGLRGREPKEISLKNLSRIIHARVVEIIEQVFNEIKIYGYEDQRKKLIGGIVLTGGGAELQHIKQLVEYITGMDTRIGYPNEHLAGNSDEEISSPLYATAVGLVINSLENKSFGTIKRSGAQSAVLQKNSAAVDEVVEAPIVRAPVEAPVVEQIIEEEEEEEVDQTTRGRIRRSFFDKYVDKIKEFLDKAE
- the ftsZ gene encoding cell division protein FtsZ; the encoded protein is MISNSEFGSISFDLPKNQSNVIKVIGVGGGGSNAINHMFKQGIKGVDFIVCNTDSQALANSTVPNKIQLGVNLTEGLGAGANPDVGQQSAIESVAEIEKMLDSNTKMVFITAGMGGGTGTGAAPVIAQLAKERDILTVGIVTIPFQFEGKVRQQQALIGVEKLRNQVDSLIVINNNKLREVYGNLGFKAGFSKADEVLATASRGIAEVITHHYTQNVDLRDAKTVLSNSGTAIMGSAIALGENRAKEAIVSALDSPLLNDNKITGAKNVLLLIVSGTNEITIDEIGEINDHIQIEAGHNANIIMGVGEDETLGDSIAVTIIATGFNIEQQGEIVNTEPKKIIHSLDGEQKLVHDLSPKNVISAFDFEKETPTAEPKVIYSLDEAIVVANKEFEMDIVPTSEFIKNLEVTFEIVSPQVEQEEEEFYFITNETKEIKVVEPEVVTRETAKAFTFDMPITKATTYNESLLFDLPEEVKKIEVKEAVEMSPRSEVNESGVIKYSLEDYMKIESDLTKPQAKIEVQEEEIPVEMNLTVKKVPVQEIPSKQAPTTEAYETLDPLEMSIEETLKLRADERRRKLKDFNYKFNNVGSRVEELEKEPAYRRSGVDLNSKNQYNSASRTSIGMDSNQDPQLRSNNSFLHDNVD
- a CDS encoding GatB/YqeY domain-containing protein, coding for MSLQVIIMDEIKSAMRAKDTVALESLRAVKSALLMAQTETGSKEEISQDEEIKLLQRLVKQRKDSAAIFTEQGREDLAEPELLQAAVIEKFLPAQLSEEEVSAIVSKIITDNDASGMASMGKVMGLASAELAGRADGKMISTIVKKLLM